The following proteins are co-located in the Mus pahari chromosome 14, PAHARI_EIJ_v1.1, whole genome shotgun sequence genome:
- the Itga2b gene encoding integrin alpha-IIb, whose translation MARALCAWHALWLLRWTPLFLGPSAAPPAWALNLDSVKFSVYAGPNGSHFGFSVDFHKDKHGSVSIVVGAPRALNASQEETGGVFLCPWKANGGKCNSLLFDLRDETRNLGFQTFQTFKTGQGLGASVVSWNDVIVACAPWQHWNVLEKRDEAEKTPVGGCFLAQLQSGGRAEYSPCRANTMSSVYAESFRGDKRYCEAGFSLAVTQAGELVLGAPGGYFFLGLLARVPISNIISSYRPGTLLWHVSNQRFTYDNSNPVFFDGYRGYSVAVGEFDGDPSTTEYVSGAPTWSWTLGAVEILDSYYQPLHQLHGEQMASYFGHSVAVTDVNGDGRHDLLVGAPLYMESRADRKLAEVGRVYLFLQPKGPQAMSTPTLLLTGTQLYGRFGSAIAPLGDLNRDGYNDVAVAAPYGGPSGQGQVLIFLGQSEGLSPRPSQVLDSPFPTGSGFGFSLRGAVDIDDNGYPDLIVGAYGASKVAVYRAQPVVMATVQLMVQDSLNPTLKNCVLDQTKTPVSCFNIQMCVGARGHNIPQKLHLKAELQLDLQKPRQGRRVLLLASQQASLTLSLDLGGRDKPICHTTGAFLRDEADFRDKLSPIVLSLNVSLPPEETGGAPAVVLHGETHVQEQTRIILDCGEDDLCVPQLRLTATAGDSPLLIGADNVLELKIEAANDGEGAYEAELAVHLPPGAHYMRALSNIEGFERLVCTQKKENESRVALCELGNPMKKDTQIGITMLVSVENLEEAGESVSFQLQVRSKNSQNPNSKAVLLPVAIQAEATVELRGNSFPASLVVAAEDGDKEQDDLDSWVSRVEHTYELHNIGPGTVNGLRLLIHLPGQSQPSDLLYILDVQPQGGLLCSTEPSPKVDWKLPTPSPSSIPRVHHQRERRQAFLQGPKPGQQDPVLVSCDGSAPCTVVECELREMVRGQRAMVTVQAMLGLASLRQRPQEQFVLQSHAWFNVSSLPYSVPVVSLPSGQARVQTQLLRALEERAIPVWWVLVGVLGGLLLLTLLVLAMWKAGFFKRNRPPLEEEEEEE comes from the exons atggccaGAGCCTTGTGCGCATGGCATGCCCTGTGGCTTCTGCGGTGGACACCACTGTTCTTGGGGCCTAGTGCTGCTCCTCCAGCCTGGGCCTTGAACCTGGACTCCGTGAAGTTCTCCGTCTATGCAGGCCCCAATGGCAGCCACTTTGGCTTCTCAGTGGACTTTCATAAGGACAAACATGGGAG CGTGTCCATTGTGGTGGGCGCCCCCAGGGCCCTAAACGCAAGTCAAGAGGAGACTGGAGGCGTGTTCCTGTGCCCCTGGAAGGCCAATGGTGGCAAGTGCAACTCGTTGCTCTTCGACCTCA GGGATGAGACACGAAACCTAGGCTTCCAAACTTTCCAAACCTTCAAGACCGGGCAAGGACTTGGGGCGTCGGTCGTCAGCTGGAATGACGTCATTGTG GCCTGTGCCCCCTGGCAGCACTGGAATGTCCTGGAAAAGCGCGATGAGGCAGAGAAGACTCCAGTAGGAGGCTGCTTCTTGGCTCAGCTCCAAAGCGGGGGTCGCGCAGAGTACTCGCCCTGTCGCGCCAACACCATGAGCTCCGTTTACGCAGAGAGTTTTC GCGGAGACAAGCGATACTGTGAAGCAGGCTTCAGCTTGGCGGTGACCCAG GCTGGGGAGCTAGTGCTTGGAGCCCCTGGAGGCTACTTTTTTTTAG GTCTCCTGGCTCGCGTTCCAATTTCGAATATCATCTCGAGCTACCGCCCGGGTACCCTTTTGTGGCATGTTTCCAACCAGCGCTTCACCTACGACAACAGCAACCCAGTGTTTTTCGACGGTTACCGGG GATATTCGGTAGCCGTGGGCGAGTTCGATGGGGATCCGAGCACTACAG AGTACGTATCGGGTGCCCCCACTTGGAGCTGGACCTTGGGAGCG GTGGAAATTTTGGACTCTTACTACCAACCCCTGCACCAGCTGCATGGAGAACAG ATGGCTTCATATTTCGGGCACTCGGTGGCAGTCACTGACGTCAACGGGGACGG GAGGCATGACCTACTGGTGGGGGCTCCATTGTATATGGAAAGCAGGGCAGACCGCAAGCTGGCCGAGGTGGGCCGCGTGTATTTGTTTCTGCAGCCTAAGGGCCCCCAAGCTATGAGCACACCCACTCTCCTGCTGACTGGCACTCAGCTCTATGGGAGATTTGGATCTGCCATCGCACCCCTGGGTGACCTCAACCGAGACGGCTATAATG ATGTTGCTGTGGCTGCCCCCTATGGGGGTCCCAGTGGTCAGGGCCAGGTCCTGATATTCCTGGGTCAGAGTGAAGGGCTGAGTCCACGCCCCTCGCAGGTCCTGGACAGCCCCTTCCCCACGGGCTCTGGCTTTGGCTTCTCCCTTCGTGGTGCTGTAGACATCGATGACAATGGATACCCAG ACCTGATTGTGGGAGCATATGGGGCTAGCAAGGTGGCTGTGTACAG AGCTCAGCCCGTGGTGATGGCCACTGTCCAACTGATGGTTCAAGACTCCCTGAATCCCACACTGAAGAACTGTGTCCTGGATCAGACCAAGACACCGGTCAGCTG CTTCAACATCCAGATGTGTGTGGGAGCCAGGGGACACAACATTCCACAGAAGCTGC ATCTAAAGGCAGAGCTGCAGCTGGACTTACAGAAGCCCCGGCAGGGCCGCCGGGTGCTCCTGCTGGCTTCTCAACAGGCGAGCCTCACCCTGAGCCTGGACCTGGGCGGAAGAGACAAACCTATCTGCCACACCACCGGGGCCTTCCTTCGA GATGAGGCCGACTTCCGGGACAAGCTGAGCCCAATTGTGCTAAGTCTCAACGTGTCGCTGCCCCCAGAAGAGACTGGAGGAGCCCCAGCCGTGGTATTGCACGGAGAAACCCATGTTCAGGAGCAG ACACGGATCATCCTGGATTGTGGGGAAGACGACCTGTGTGTGCCGCAGCTCCGGCTCACAGCTACTGC GGGGGACTCCCCACTCCTAATTGGTGCTGACAACGTGTTGGAGCTGAAGATTGAAGCAGCCAATGATGGCGAGGGAGCCTACGAGGCGGAGCTGGCTGTGCACCTGCCTCCAGGTGCCCACTACATGCGGGCTCTCAGCAACATTGAG GGCTTTGAGAGGCTCGTCTGCACtcagaagaaagagaatgagtCCAGGGTGGCCCTCTGTGAGCTGGGCAACCCCATGAAAAAGGACACCCAG ATAGGAATCACGATGTTGGTGAGCGTGGAGAACCTGGAAGAAGCTGGCGAGTCCGTGTCCTTCCAGCTGCAGGTCAGGAG CAAGAACAGCCAGAATCCAAACAGTAAGGCCGTGCTGCTGCCTGTGGCCATCCAGGCTGAAGCCACAGTGGAGCTTCGAGG GAACTCTTTCCCCGCCTCCCTGGTGGTGGCAGCAGAAGATGGTGACAAGGAGCAGGACGACTTGGACAGCTGGGTCTCCAGGGTGGAGCACACCTATGAg CTCCACAACATTGGCCCTGGCACTGTAAACGGCCTCAGACTCCTCATCCACCTTCCTGGCCAGTCCCAGCCCTCGGACCTGCTCTACATCCTGGACGTGCAGCCGCAGGGGGGTCTCCTTTGCTCCACAGAACCATCCCCCAAG GTGGACTGGAAGCTACCCACGCCCAGCCCTTCTTCCATTCCCCGCGTCCATCACCAGCGGGAGCGCAGACAGGCATTCCTGCAAGGGCCCAAGCCGGGGCAGCAGGACCCAGTTCTGGTG AGCTGCGACGGCTCAGCGCCCTGTACCGTGGTGGAGTGTGAGCTGAGGGAGATGGTGCGAGGGCAGCGGGCCATGGTCACGGTGCAGGCCATGCTGGGGCTGGCCAGCCTCCGTCAG AGGCCGCAGGAGCAGTTTGTGCTGCAGTCGCACGCCTGGTTCAATGTCTCCTCCCTACCTTACTCGGTGCCGGTGGTCAGCTTGCCCAGTGGGCAAGCTCGG GTGCAGACACAGCTGCTTCGGGCCTTGGAGGAGAGGGCCATTCCTGTCTGGTGGGTGCTGGTGGGCGTGCTGGGCGGTCTGCTGCTGCTGACCCTGCTAGTTTTGGCCATGTGGAAG GCTGGCTTCTTCAAGCGGAACCGACCGcctctggaggaagaggaagaggaagaatga